In a single window of the Pirellulales bacterium genome:
- a CDS encoding glycosyltransferase — translation MLRIFIGWDSRFPEPADVLRYSLLKHSSIPLDIQYLKLDELRLRRAHDPLASTEFTYSRFLVPYLCNFRGKALFLDNDMLCLGDVREIDDLDMRPYALRVVQHDYQPTNAVKMYGCPQTSYPRKNWSSMMLMDCAKLAVWSKEAIETRTGAYLHRFQDIPDAQIGELPRTWNTLDWMDATTKLIHYTNGGPWFEQYRNHPYAGVWFQCQAEMVAGQKKAPIPAPHLFPASIPSASLANRQ, via the coding sequence CACTCGTCGATCCCGCTCGACATCCAATATCTCAAGCTCGACGAGCTGAGGCTCCGCCGGGCGCACGATCCGCTCGCATCGACGGAATTCACGTACAGCCGCTTCCTCGTGCCCTATCTTTGCAATTTCCGCGGCAAGGCCCTGTTTCTCGACAACGACATGCTCTGCCTCGGCGACGTGCGGGAAATCGACGATCTCGACATGCGGCCGTATGCCCTGCGAGTCGTCCAGCACGACTATCAACCGACCAACGCGGTCAAGATGTATGGCTGCCCACAGACCAGCTATCCGCGGAAGAACTGGTCGAGCATGATGCTGATGGATTGCGCGAAGCTCGCAGTCTGGAGCAAGGAAGCGATCGAGACGCGGACCGGAGCATATCTCCATCGCTTCCAAGACATCCCCGACGCTCAGATCGGCGAGCTGCCCAGGACCTGGAACACGCTCGACTGGATGGACGCCACGACGAAGCTGATCCACTACACCAACGGCGGCCCGTGGTTCGAGCAATATCGCAACCATCCGTACGCCGGTGTTTGGTTCCAATGTCAGGCCGAAATGGTGGCCGGGCAGAAGAAGGCCCCGATCCCCGCGCCGCATCTTTTCCCGGCGAGCATTCCGAGCGCATCGCTGGCCAACCGGCAATAA